A region of Deltaproteobacteria bacterium DNA encodes the following proteins:
- a CDS encoding thioesterase family protein, producing the protein MSDSVFVADGDVVLPTDLARGPWTPEAQHGGAPAALLARAIERFDGGDAMLVVRVTVDLLRPVPIAPLRLATRLARPGKKVQLVEASLAVAATGVEVARASGLRLRRGRVPLPEGAAPVGHPPPPTSGVASLPPWAAQVQYSGFHSGAIEMLFVAGSFEEPGPATAWIRLRVPLVAGEATSRLSRVAAAADFGNGISWMVSRRDGYRFINPDLTIYLHRHPVGEWVALESTTLPDPLGVGLAESRLYDEHGPIGRSVQSLLIERE; encoded by the coding sequence ATGAGCGATTCCGTATTCGTGGCGGACGGCGACGTCGTCCTCCCCACCGATCTCGCACGCGGTCCGTGGACGCCCGAGGCGCAGCACGGCGGCGCGCCCGCCGCCCTCCTGGCCCGCGCCATCGAGCGCTTCGACGGCGGCGACGCGATGCTCGTCGTGCGGGTCACGGTCGATCTCCTGCGTCCCGTTCCGATCGCGCCGCTCCGGCTCGCGACGCGGCTCGCGCGCCCGGGAAAGAAGGTGCAGCTCGTGGAGGCGTCGCTCGCCGTCGCCGCCACGGGCGTCGAGGTCGCACGCGCGAGCGGGCTCCGCCTCCGGCGCGGGCGGGTGCCGCTGCCGGAAGGCGCGGCGCCGGTCGGGCACCCGCCGCCGCCGACGAGCGGCGTGGCGAGCCTGCCCCCGTGGGCCGCGCAGGTCCAGTACTCCGGCTTCCATTCCGGCGCGATCGAGATGCTCTTCGTCGCCGGCAGCTTCGAGGAGCCGGGACCGGCGACCGCCTGGATCCGCCTCCGCGTGCCGCTGGTCGCCGGCGAGGCGACCTCACGGCTCTCACGCGTCGCCGCGGCCGCCGACTTCGGAAACGGCATCAGCTGGATGGTGAGCCGTCGCGACGGCTATCGCTTCATCAACCCCGACCTCACGATCTACCTGCACCGCCATCCCGTCGGCGAGTGGGTTGCCCTCGAGTCGACGACGCTCCCCGACCCGCTCGGCGTCGGCCTCGCCGAAAGCCGGCTCTACGACGAGCACGGTCCGATCGGCCGCTCGGTGCAGAGCTTGTTGATCGAACGGGAGTAG
- a CDS encoding 4-hydroxy-tetrahydrodipicolinate reductase has protein sequence MTPIVVCGAAGRMGRLLVRLVLEDPGATLAAAVEAPGHPAVGRDAGELAGVAATGVKVVDAYAPPANSVTLDFTAPAAALEHLAIAAETGAAIVVGTTGFTADERAQAETLAARTRSVIAPNMSVGVAVLERLIEQAVAALGPSFDVEIVEIHHKLKRDAPSGTALRLGEVAAAAQGRPLAGRGVFGREGEPGPRQDEELGVLAVRGGDVVGDHTVYFLGAGERLELAHRAQSRECLARGGLRAALWLAKQRPGVYGMRDVLGL, from the coding sequence ATGACGCCGATCGTCGTCTGCGGCGCGGCCGGCCGCATGGGCCGGCTGCTCGTCCGGCTCGTGCTCGAAGATCCCGGCGCGACCCTCGCGGCCGCCGTCGAGGCGCCGGGGCATCCGGCGGTCGGCCGCGACGCGGGCGAGCTCGCCGGCGTCGCGGCCACGGGCGTGAAGGTCGTCGACGCCTACGCCCCGCCCGCGAACAGCGTGACCCTCGACTTCACCGCGCCCGCCGCGGCGCTCGAGCACCTCGCGATCGCCGCCGAAACGGGCGCGGCGATCGTCGTCGGCACGACCGGCTTCACCGCCGACGAGCGCGCGCAGGCCGAGACGCTCGCCGCGCGCACGCGCAGCGTCATCGCACCCAACATGAGCGTCGGCGTCGCGGTGCTCGAGCGCCTGATCGAGCAGGCGGTCGCGGCACTCGGGCCGTCGTTCGACGTCGAGATCGTCGAGATCCACCACAAGCTGAAGCGCGATGCGCCGAGCGGCACTGCGCTCCGCCTCGGCGAGGTCGCGGCGGCCGCGCAGGGGCGGCCGCTCGCCGGCCGCGGCGTATTCGGCCGCGAGGGCGAGCCCGGCCCGCGCCAGGACGAGGAGCTTGGCGTCCTCGCGGTCCGCGGCGGCGACGTCGTCGGCGACCACACCGTGTACTTCCTCGGCGCGGGCGAACGCTTGGAGTTGGCGCACCGCGCGCAGAGCCGCGAGTGCCTGGCGCGCGGGGGACTTCGCGCGGCGCTCTGGCTCGCGAAGCAGCGGCCGGGCGTCTACGGCATGCGCGACGTTCTCGGCCTCTGA
- a CDS encoding diaminopimelate epimerase, translating to MTKMHGIGNDYLYVDCRDRDVVADPPRLARAVARRHHGIGSDGLILVRPADGADCRMEMYNADGSRGEMCGNGIRCVAKYVFDRGCAKNPMRIDTDDGPKTITVAVGADGRAIGATVDMGVPVLDGPRIPVAHEGRVIDQPLEVAGMTWEITCISMGNPHCVVFVPDVDALDLPRIGPQFEHHPFFPKRVNTEFVAVRSRTVMDFRVWERGSGETMACGTGACAALVAGVLTDRTDRRATVHLRGGDLEVEWRAPGAPIAPDHVFMTGAAAEVFTADVDLEQLYAAAGV from the coding sequence CCAAGATGCACGGGATCGGCAACGACTACCTGTACGTCGATTGCCGGGACCGCGACGTCGTCGCTGATCCGCCCCGCCTCGCGCGCGCCGTCGCGCGCCGCCATCACGGCATCGGCTCCGACGGGCTCATCCTGGTGCGGCCCGCGGACGGGGCCGACTGCCGCATGGAGATGTACAACGCCGACGGCAGCCGCGGGGAGATGTGTGGGAACGGCATCCGGTGCGTCGCCAAGTACGTCTTCGACCGGGGGTGTGCGAAGAACCCGATGCGGATCGACACCGACGACGGACCGAAGACGATCACGGTCGCGGTCGGAGCGGACGGCCGCGCGATCGGCGCCACCGTCGACATGGGGGTGCCCGTGCTCGACGGCCCGCGCATCCCGGTGGCACACGAGGGGCGCGTCATCGACCAGCCGCTCGAGGTCGCGGGCATGACCTGGGAGATCACCTGCATCTCGATGGGCAACCCGCACTGCGTGGTGTTCGTGCCGGACGTCGATGCCCTCGACCTCCCGCGCATCGGCCCGCAGTTCGAGCACCACCCGTTCTTTCCGAAGCGCGTGAACACCGAGTTCGTCGCCGTCCGCTCGCGGACGGTCATGGATTTCCGCGTGTGGGAGCGCGGCTCGGGCGAGACGATGGCGTGCGGCACCGGCGCCTGCGCCGCGCTCGTCGCCGGCGTGCTGACCGATCGGACCGACCGGCGCGCCACCGTCCACCTCCGCGGGGGCGACCTCGAGGTCGAATGGCGCGCCCCCGGCGCTCCGATCGCGCCGGACCACGTCTTCATGACCGGCGCGGCGGCCGAGGTCTTCACCGCCGACGTCGATCTCGAACAGCTCTACGCCGCGGCCGGCGTCTGA
- a CDS encoding 4-hydroxy-tetrahydrodipicolinate synthase — MTTRPPRFTGSMVALATPFADGAIDWKAFGAMIERQIAGGSSALVPCGSSGEAATLTHEEHAEVVRFAVEQARGRVPVIAGTGSNATAEAVRLTREAKKAGAAAALMISPYYNRPTQEGLKLHYLRVADEADLPIILYNIPGRTGRAIEAPTIAELARHPNIIGLKESDALDHLLDVVHAVPDDFEIYSGDDSTTLTVIANGGAGVITTIGNLVPREMADLAAAALAGDFVEARAIQRRLFPLMRAAFTESNPIPLKHGLSLLGLCRDELRLPLVAMTHAGRRAELAAALRGLGLLAS; from the coding sequence ATGACGACACGCCCTCCACGGTTCACCGGCTCCATGGTCGCTCTCGCCACGCCCTTCGCCGACGGAGCGATCGACTGGAAGGCGTTCGGCGCGATGATCGAGCGCCAGATCGCCGGCGGCTCCTCCGCGCTCGTGCCCTGCGGGTCGAGCGGCGAGGCCGCCACCCTCACGCACGAGGAGCACGCCGAGGTCGTGCGCTTCGCCGTCGAGCAAGCGCGCGGGCGCGTGCCGGTGATCGCCGGCACGGGATCGAACGCGACCGCCGAGGCGGTACGTCTGACGCGCGAGGCAAAGAAGGCCGGCGCCGCCGCGGCCCTCATGATCTCGCCATACTACAACCGCCCGACGCAGGAGGGACTGAAGCTCCACTACCTCCGGGTCGCCGACGAGGCCGACCTCCCGATCATCCTCTACAACATTCCGGGCCGCACCGGACGCGCGATCGAGGCGCCGACCATCGCCGAGCTGGCGCGGCACCCGAACATCATCGGCCTGAAGGAGTCGGATGCGCTCGACCACCTGCTCGATGTCGTCCACGCCGTCCCGGACGACTTCGAGATCTATTCGGGCGACGACTCGACGACGCTCACGGTGATCGCGAACGGCGGTGCGGGCGTCATCACGACGATCGGCAACCTGGTCCCGCGCGAGATGGCCGACCTCGCGGCCGCGGCGCTCGCCGGCGACTTCGTGGAGGCGCGCGCCATCCAGCGGCGGCTCTTCCCGCTCATGCGCGCGGCGTTCACCGAGAGCAACCCGATCCCGCTGAAGCACGGCCTGTCGCTCCTCGGCCTCTGCCGCGACGAACTCCGCTTGCCGCTCGTCGCCATGACGCACGCGGGACGCCGCGCCGAGCTCGCCGCGGCGCTGCGCGGGCTCGGGCTGCTCGCGTCATGA